The Solanum dulcamara chromosome 6, daSolDulc1.2, whole genome shotgun sequence genome contains the following window.
AGATGGCAGCATATGTGGCAACTGGTAACATAAATGGAGAAATAAAGCTTTTTATACGATAAAAAAGGTGTTGTGATCAATATCAAAAGCATGTTGGACAGTTAGGTGAAACATCTCTTACGGTATAGATACTATAGAAATAGATGAGTTCAAATGAAAGAAGGACGGAGGCTAGGCAGAGACACTGACGCCAGACTAGATGTTTCATGATGTGAAAGATTACATAATGAAGCAAACTATTCTCAAAAGGAAGAAATATAATTTGAACAAGCCTTACATTTGTAGTACGATCGGATATACCATCTACATCAAAGAAGAGTGCTCCAGGAATATGTGCAACCTGTTCAAATAGAAGTAAGTGATTATACCCCAAaacacaaattaaaaaaaaaaattaaaaaacgaGAGAGAGATGGAGGcagttgaataaaaaaaaagtagttccATTTAGTTTTTTCATCAGGTAAGAATAAAGTAGCTCCATTTGTATAGGTATGAATCAGGGTCAGCACCTGATATTCTTGAAGAGGGTTCCTCTGCTCGTTTGGCATGTACCAAGATGCATCCAGTACCTTTAtggaaaggaaaaagaaaaatctaagttgtctaagcatagaaaaagaagtaaaagagaAATGATTTGCCCTTAATTGACTAGATTGAACAGCATCACCATGTTGAGTAAGTTTGAATCCCTGGTGGAAGGAGCAACAAGTAAAAGGTTGAATGACACACCTTTATATCAGGCTCTTTGAGGTTTGCATGGAGCCAGTCAACTGAAACAACAGGTTCATTGGTGGATACAGCTTGTGTTGAGAATGTTGCCCTTGATGAAGCCATGCAACAAGTAACAGAACCCAGCACCTTGTAAGAGAAATGGATTGGTGCAGCTTGGGAGTAGAATGGTTTCTTCTGACATttctattataataaataaattaagcaAATCAGAAACATACTCGTCAGCTTAGCTTTCAATGGCAAATGAATGCAAGAAATTGACAATCTACAGGCAAAGGCAGGTGTATCACAAATTTAATACCTTCAATCAAGAGCTTATTTGTTGACTAACCAATTTGGGGAAAGAGGGCAACTTACAGAAGAAAAGAATTGGGACTTGCTGGAGTGTAAGAAAGTGGAAGACTTGATAAGTCGGTGGGCAAAGAGAGTCCTGGATAATAGCGCCGACGCCATTTCAATTCACAGCATAAGACAATTAATTAACACTGCTCAAACAATTTCTCCCGCAGCTATACGCCGACAATCCACTAATCAACCATCTCCCTATCATAAACCGCCGGCGTCCTAAAAACTTGAGACGACGTATTCACAAATTCGCCCCCCATCTTTTTTCCCTTTCAATTTGGTCACATATTTTTACCTTAATATAGCAAACTATTTTTCCTAACAAAAAACTAACTCAATTTTGATCAACAAGTTACTAAAATATGTTTTGTAACTAAGACctacataatttaaattaaatatcatagaaattcattaggagaaaataaaatataggaatatttattttattacaatcataaatataaataagtggttaattctttcttgatttcttatTAATAAAGTGTGTGTGATTTATTCAATCTTTTTATGCTTAACTGAGTCAGACCACTCAATTATCATTTTTCGTATATCCTTAGATTTAACTTGACAAACAGTTGAACAATATAAGACAAACACATTAGGTTATTGATTGAGTTAGTTAATTTTTTGAGTGACGAAAATATTGTCAAATCCAAGCTATAGGCTATAGCTATATAATGTGTTgaagatgaattaaattttcaaCACAGCATAGTTCTAGCTTGAATTTGGCATTATTTTAATCTAATTAGCTTTGATCGCATAGACATGGAAAGTAGACCATTTTAGCTTAGGCTTAAAGATCATCCAAGGGTTATAAGTAGGCTTTAGTACTTGCTCAATTGAAGTGTTATGATGatcatttaattaattgatgtgttgggagattttattttaattcgTAAAATGTTAATATAACTTGGTTAGCCATAATTTTCTAAGTATGAAGATGAACGATCACGTATACACTTTTATATATCGATGTTGTGTTTGCTTATTCTCTTAATTTCTATAGTTTTTTTATGTCAAGAAATTAAGGAAAAGACAAGACTAATCAAAGACAGATTCATTTGTCAAAggataaaataattaagtttgTACTTGTACATAGCAGTTCTAACTAATCAACTCTTgctattacatatatataaacaagtatataattcttaattattactttagaaATAGAAGGGGAAAAAAGGGGTTTTCCAACCTCTTCATGGTGCGGAAGCGCACATTTAAATTTCAGTAATTTTTCTGTAGTATACAATTATACAAACACTATTAACATTTGACCCtaaatcttaaattctaaaCTTATATAGCTTCTATATAAGCAGTGGACTCTTAGttaataactttaaaataaaaGGGGGATTAAACATGAAGAGTTGCCAACTGCATACTCGTCGATGTGTGTTAATCTTTAGTGCGCTAGCTAATAAACGTACACTAGTAGTATTAATATTTGAAAGACCAaagttaaataattattttgtgtCTCAGACCATTGTCACAAGTTGTATGAgacacaaaatatataaaaaattctcAAGTAAGAGGATGAGCTTTAATTACTTAGTAGAAAGTCGTAATAGCGTTAGTGCACTCAATTAATTGGGTGTAGTAGTATAGTAGTGTGGCTTAGACACCCAATAATTCATTTTCAAAGTATGTGAACCACTTTTGGCATTCAAATTCTGATAAGCCTTGGCAAACTGGTTGAGATGCTTCATTGTCCAGTTTGGAATGATCATCTGCATTAAGAGGAGGATGAGGAGAAGGGTCCATAATATCTAACATGTCCCAACTATCAACATCACATTCCAATGGGATTTCAATTACCCCATCATGCACCTTTCTTATAGTAGTACCTGAAAAAGGCTCCTCATTGAACTGGAATATCCAATCCATGTCCTCATTATTTGGACTTGAAATCTCATGAACTTGACTCAAATTGGAGAGATTTGAGGCATAAGAAGAAGTGGGAGAACAAGATTTTGATGCTTCTTCTTTCCCAATTATCATGTTGCCTTTTACGTTCTTGAAATCTCCCTCATTGGCAGTATCATTATGTGACAATACTAGTGAAgttgatgatgaagaagaaggtgAATTTGCATATGAATCGTCTAATTTTGCTTCACTATGTAACTTCTTAATGAGTCGCTTCTTCAAATGTGTATTCCATACATTTTTAATTTCATTATCCGTTCTTCCTGGCAAATGAGATGCAATTTTTGACCACCTATCAATTAAATAACAGTTGAATTAGaggatatatattatatatagagtAGTCAGTAGACTAGATATGTTTGATTAATATTCATACTTGTTTCCAAAAGATAGGTGTAATTTGATAATAGTGTCCTCTTCTTGAGGGGTGAAATTTCCTCGTTTTACGTCAGGCCTTAGGTAATTAATCCACCTCAAACGGCAACTCTTTCCACACCTCAGTAGTCCTACAAAAATCAACAAAGACGTATGCACATAAGTACcagatatttttaattaattaatcaagttGGTCAAGTGTACGTGGTAACTTGGATGGTTTGGTCGCCTTGGTGGACCATATATTTGATGACTTTGTACCAGTAATTACCTGCCAGCTGCTTACTTTCTCCCACCGCTTTGTGAAAATGAAATTTCATTACCTATACTTAGTTGATTATTCTGATTAGGAAGTCTCAGCCGTGAGATTGATTGATcggtttttaaaattaatgcaATGAACCCATCAAATATGTAATTAAACAAAATACCACAAATTAATTAGCAGTAAAAGTAGATGTAATTAGCTAGCGAACTTTTAATTATCGAATTAGTTGACCCCGTGATTTACATCCATTCGTGTTGTATTGGGCATGCAAGGTAGTGATCGAAGCATCCAATACcacatatatattatacgtGTGAGCTTAAACATACAACTCAATAGAAGAGTATGTATGTACTCTTAACATGGGTGATATTCAGCATATGCttaaattcatattaatatatatatatacatggtTTTCCGTAGGTACTTTTAGATCTCACATGCACCATGAAATATTATTTTCCATGTGGGACTTTGTTCAAAGAACACCAAGAATGCAAAcaagaagagaagagatgaaAGGAATGAAGAATTAGGTAGTGTACCAGCTTGTTTAGGGAGGGATCGCCAATTTTTGTGACCATTCTTCTGAATGAAAGTGATGAGGCGGAGATCCTCTTCACAACTCCATGGTCCCTTCTTCACCTTACTCTTATCACAGCATGGTGCTCTCCCTTTTCCCATCGatcaatattttttctatataGACACTGCTATGTACGTACTATATgagtatatattaattaaagatGTCTGTTTATCTACACTTATATgttgttttcttcttcactAATTATCTTCTCCTTATATATAACACAACACAAcatcacatcattatataatatatatgtttgGTGCGTGTACTGGGTTTAGTTGGGGTGGGGACGTGGGGTGGACATATATCTAAGACTTACAACTATGGTATTTTctaactgataggtaggtaccAATTTATTTTCTAAGTCAAACTAATTCAGTTCCCCCCTTTTCGATATACGTAAAAGAATGTTAAATAGGACcacaacaaataaataataaacacTCACTTATAAAGAATTTGCGAGATATCAGAGATTCTTATACCTATATCGTTTTCCAATTTAAGTATATACCATCCCATTTTCAGTATTAAGGTCGATACATAATTTTGGCATGAACAAAAAGATGCAAGGTAATAATTTTATAAGAACATACTAATAAGGTCGTTTAATAGCTAGTGTATTTTTTAATTAGTAATCTATATAGAAAGAGAGATTAATTATGATgagaaaatttatatttaatataaaatttattcataaaataatacacAAACTACCTcgtaatttttatacatatatatagacatttttaaattgaaaatcaaATACCACATTAATAGCGTGCATACATATGTCAAAATGGAGAAATTGCAGCAAATATGGCCATTGATTCATTTTTACTTTGAAATCCATATCATGCAAAAGAACACGTCATATTATATTGATTAGTACTTCTCAAAGATAAAGTCTTTGTTACCTTACCTACCATTAGACCAAGATCAGTACACAccaattattaaataaataaatactataaTTTCAGCACAAAAAGACTTTGAAGGTCACAATTGATTACATAGTTTGGTAGGATTTGTCAGTGCATATATGTCCAATTTGGTCCTATATATTTGACAGATGCTAGCTGCCTATTCCTATAGTTATTCCTTCAATTAACTGTTAAGCAGTTTTTTTTAACAACAACTACCGTTTCCATAACTTTTTGTAGATATGCATACCTTTttcgttttaaaaaaaaattggaaaaaaaaaaacatattataGGAGGTAGAGTAGTACTCAATTTATTTTGTTAGGTGCATGAGACATGCATTTCGATAAGTATAACGAAGAAGGAGCATGTTGCATTCCCTCACATTtatataagtatataattatttgaagtgATGATCGAGGCTGCAGGACCACTTTCTCTTGGAAACTTATATATTGTTATAATGTATTCTTCCACCACAATAGTAAGGACTAGGTCCCTTATCAGAAATCTGTGCagaaatttaaagaaagaaagataaaataGACACAACACTTTTACGTGGAAATTCCTTGCTCCAGGGAGAAAAATCACGACTTATCCCACaggattccagttcaaattttCACTAGATAACTGAGCCAAAATTCAGATTACAAGTTATTGTAACCTAGGAATTGTACTCCCAATCCCTCTCCACTCCTTGTAACAACTCTGTTACAGACTTGAAACAATAACTCTATTGTTTCCTATCTCACTAAACTCCTAGATGATTTAGAGTTCAGATGGTCTCCATAACTAGCTCTAGTTACTTCGACAAAATGAACAAAAGAGATAACAAATGAGAGTTTATCTAACTTCCTTTACAGATTAGGAAGTAGACCTTACAACATTAAGAACAAGAAATTACAACTCTAAAATCAAGAACAAAAACACTGATAACTTTATCAGATACTTGGTCTTCTTCAAGAGCAAATTTCCAATACTTGAAAGCATGAGCTTGTATGAATATTCCTTTACAGATTCAAAAAGCCAAGTGGGAAAATGTTGTAAAGAGTGTATATATCACCGATATACCATGTGCTAGACGATTTGTATTGATTAGACAACTGACCTTCTGCACTGGGATTCGGTCGCGTACATACAGACCTGCAGATTTGGCAGAATCTAACTATTTGTCTGTTGTCGTTATCAGCAAGAAGTCCTCAAAAGGACCAAGTCCTCTACCTGTTTTCTGagtttgtcaaatcatcaaaaccGACTTCAGAagcattatcatatatatacgcTAATACTTGGGAGATAATATGTTATACTAGGAGCATACACTAGCGTTGATCacattaattaattcatgaaatataTTATGTAAGGATAATATATACTCCATTTAATTTTGTGAAATATATTCAATAAAGTTGCTAGATGTAGATATTGAGTGTTAGTTACCGGTTTAGGTCACCAGCTTGCTGACATGAGTGGCTTTTCCATTGCTATTATAATATACattgagagagaaagagagactaCCTTCTTATGATTCTATTACCATGCTAAACTAATTGTGTGACTAgtacattattatatattaatgaCAGAGTCagaaaatttaatataaaaattacaAACAATCGAATaacttttattgaaaaattatattatgtaaacaatgaaaaattataataaaattttgttaatataatattaatttctGACTCCGACATTGACGATCACACTACCATCAGCATAAGGCATTTTTGTTGAGATGAAAGTCATGAGTTGGGGGTACCCAACTCATTTAATGCATTTTTAGTTTTGGCAACCTAATATTATTGAAAACTTGTCATTATTTTACGTTATGGGTTAGTCATCTTCAGCTATACAAAGCATTTGACCTTTTTCTGTGTTACCAAGTCGTAATAAGAAGTGATAGATTCTGAAAAGTAATGTAAAATAATTGTTTTAATATATAAGTAATTAGATATATATGACGAGTGCATTATGCAAGTGTGTCACAAACTAAAGCAGCAAAGTGCCATGCTCCTGGGCCTCTATATTTAAATtgcaaattttatttaaagaatATAGAGAGAGAGTTGGAGGGTACGTGTCATAATGGTGACACAGAGAGTGAATCTATGTAATTTTGGTTAGGTGGGCGTTTGACAAAAGGAATTTCAAATTCATACACGCATCAATCTTCTGCTACCCAcattcattcttctaaattACTATattgtttataaaaataacaagtctattactatttttttttatttcaattataaaCATATGTTTGTCTTATACCTCCaaaatcatgcatgctagcGATCGTCAATTGTTTTCTTTACTATTCAAAGTGGAgtaattgttttcttttaatgCCTTGTTGCTAGGCCTCCATATGTATGAAACCTCAATTTtatttctctctatatatattttgccCATAATAGGCCTATTTTGGAGAAAGCTTGAATGCTCCTATCGAGTATTTACACCAAATGTTCATGTAAATTTATTATAGTTAGAAGATTTAATGAAGTCACATCAAATGCATATTAatttaagcatatatatatatatagttaaatGCTAAACGCCTATGTACAAACACTTGTCTTGTGGATATTGTTTTTATGAGGATCAAGAAGATGAAAGTAGACAAGGGTCATTTTGTAATTGAGCTATTTCTCAGAAAATATCCAATCTTGTAGCCTGCACAGTGTGATGATGTTAAATTTTATGAGTGTACGGCAATAGCAGTTTAATAAATTAGGCAGGCATATCCAATATAATGTACTTGATCAAAATTGTTGTATTTTAACTAACTAATGGAAACTCCAATGCCACAAGTATCTACCAACTTCGTTGAAGAGTCACTGTagatatataatgtatataatAAAGGATATTCCTTGGGGCCAAACACTTGTACAATAtccattatttttcttctagTCTTTTATTGGGTTCACACTCTGCTACTTGCTAAATTAGAAAACACGTGCCAAATCTCATACTTTGAATTTTTCTTGGTCTATTTCAAGAGTTGGTGGAGAAAGTAAGGAGGAAACTATTCCATTCTCTTAACCAACCATGATAGCGCCTACTTTCCTGCTTAGTCCAAAACTAATAATTTATGAGTATAAATGACAAATATACAAACAAAGAAATCAAAAGAGaattatgataaagtgaaatatcaattgtttaggaTCGTCTCTTTAGGAGAGGTTCATTAATGGCcgggaaaaatatgtgttagaaccttgatgacgacATTAAAGCGCACATTAAGCGAGATGAAACACTCAATACATTTTGAGTCTCACTTCATAGCTTAAGTGCGCTTTTGATAACACTGAAGCCAACATCAAAAAGGAAAGAGCAATAAAAGACCTAAATTCATGGCATCATCAAGAAAGCAAAAGACATTTATATGCTGGTGTCTTGCCAGATTCCCTGTGTGTTTTCTTACCCACTCTTCTTTTTGTATCAATTTTCCACCTAGGCAATACCTTAGATCACTTAAATACCACTTTGTATTATTACAATGGAAATTTTTAACTTTGACATCAAGCTACGAGCAAAGAGGtccaaacaaaaagaaaatgaaaaaatttcaGAAATGGCAAACATATTAACCTTAATAATTTTCTATGGGTATAGTTTTCTTAATTACTCTCCATAGCTATATTTATGATTGCAATGGTTATTAACGTTTGTATATATATCGTTTCATTATACAAATTGGGTTTTTCCGTTTGTATATCTCactgcattatacaaattgtGCTTTCAAAGAGATTGTATATATTGActttcaaatttatatataagcCCCCCAAATTTGTATAGTAGCGAATGTCATTAAACTATACCCAATTTgtgtaattaattaaaattatgccTTTAGCGCATAATTATAGTAATAATGTTTGCTAATCTGCATAATTTTaccaaagaaaaaagagttgggTGTTGTCTTTGGGCCGAAAGTCTTTTTAGTGTATCCTTTTTTTATACtttgaaatttaaacttttttcTTGTATTTGGGCCGAAAGTCCATTTAGTGTAGCAAAACCACATTTTCCTAAAAGCCACTCTTTCTAGACTGACTTAAACCCCAATTAATATAGTTCGGTACAagtacaaaataataattaagtgaCAGAAGGGATGTAAAAGTTTATCTAATCTGCTGCGTGAATTCAGATTAGTCATATTTCAAAGCAGAAAAATTTACTCATACCGAATTTTATATCAAACGATTTAACCTtaacataattaaataatttacaaAGGTAAATCAATCTCAAACCTCTCTTATGGATACCACATATTGTACAAAATATCACACCTTTACAAATGTTATTTTACATGAATTTGATTGAATTGGACCTAAACAATgaacaaagaaaaattaaaaagtggCAGCAATATACTCTTCATTTTCATAAAAGATATGGGGTTGAGGCTACTATAGGAAGTTTGATTACAAAGTAATCCATATTGAATGGTCTATGATCTAAACTTACAATTTGAAGCACAACATTTTTTGTCTAATTTTGGATATTCTTAGTGAAATTCTAGACTTCGCCTAATTTGAAGTAGTAACAAAATATGTAAGCGAAGGGTGCATGCAactaaaaaaagataaaaaaaaaataacgcaaaaaagcgacggactacgCCTTTTTTTGGTCAAACTCAACGGAAAAGAGACGCAGTCACTTCCATCGCTTTTTTGCTCGACGCTTCGACGGACAGGATcgtaaaaagcgacggactactTCGCccctaaatattttaattaaaaaaatatatatataaaaaaaaagacggactccatctttttattttttttaaaaaagtaattatttaatataaatcgACGGATTATTGGTCTCCGTTCGTCGCTTTTTGATATTGTGTTCTTAAAAATTTGCAGAAAAGCGACAGACTTAGAGTCtccgtccgtcgcttttctagaaaaaaaaattaaaaaaattctagaaaagcgacggactaaaggaccctgtccgtcaCTTTTCTGCAATATTTTTGATAGCAGAAATCTGCAGTTTCTGCCGCCCACCTGCAATGAAAATTCAATTCATTTCATTGCAATTCATctcattcaaacacaaataacaacaaataaaatatgcaaaatacataataacaaacttaattaaactcttaaaacgaataaagtcataatttagaatgatttaaattatttcaaagttaacaaaaaaatttaaaatgttcataaactaacatagtaacctaaggactatttgctatatattcatcactatcgtcgGATTCGTTCGGAATGGACCCTCCTGAACAACGGGGCAGAGGCTAACGGGCGAGGTTGtacacttgttctttaatttgctcaacttgttcattcatacgTTTTTGCTCCTCAACCCTTCTTTTCTCAGATTCTGTAATGCGCGTGTAAGCTCTGCAATTTGCTAAGACATTGCAGTTATATGAACCCTGTCAATGGTCTCAGCTTGATGTAATAATTAAATACCTTCTAAACCTAATTGGAGTCATCGTACATTATTCCTAGAGCCCATTCCACATATTCGGATCTTGTGGCTGCCTCCACCAATTTTTCTATtcaaatttgagtggactgtttAGGCGTTAGCTGGATCGAATCTCCCATATCACGTATGTGTCACTCATAATTTTGctgcatattaaaaaataaatattataattaattaatatatatatatatgtattaaaaataaaagttagaatcaaaatatattatacattatgttAAATATCTTACATAGACTCATTCGGTCATTTTCTCCACCCACTCATCCGGGTCCACGCATTAGTCTTTTTATTCACATGAGTCTTGTTAAAAACTTTATGACAATAGGGAGTGTGTCccaattcttttttctataaataaaaatacaattaataaaataatattttgtcaaataatttatttaagaaaatgaatttaacttaaaatttaaaaaccttaccatctccctctgaatcgtacaaacactctttgcacctccggtgtgcaacgagccaccctttaggctggctcttgctttttttttttgttcgaACAAAGCCTTGAATTCTTCGTTTCCCAATACgacataatttttcaaatatatgaggcaaCGTCCAACTTGAAGGTGCCCGAtcatccctagctttctttagccAGCTACATAGTCTGACGctcgcttttctttcaaaagtggtcgcaatgaccatattgtaccttAGCTTCCAGGTACATAAAGTCTGAAAAAATGAATAgcgttaaataattagttaagtaagtatagtaaaaatattaaatataacttaaaaaaatagattttaaacacatatatatattaacaacaacaacaacaacaacccagtgaaatcccacaatatggggtctggggagggtagaatgtacgcagaccttactcctaccaaggtaggacggctgtttcctggagaccctcggctcagtaaaagcataaatgcataaaaaatgttagataagaatagaaaattaaaagctttatgagaaaaacaacaaacaaataacgaatagatgacaaataaatacaaataaataaagactaataacaaataacgattaaataaataatgaaagcgtcacaggtaaaattgagtaatcaaagcatagaaagtaataaataataatagaaataacagaaatcagaagtcaaagcgcaagagattaatgcactactacacctatgaatagagaagaataacgagactatgaactagccttctaccctaatgtgggtcctccacaccctcctatctaaggtcatgtcctccgtaagctgtaactgcgtcatgtcctgtctaatcacctctccccaatacttcttcggcctacccctacctcttctgtaaccatccatggccagcctctcacacctccgcactggggcatctgtgtctctcctcttcacatgtccataccatctcagtcgtatttcccgcatcttgtcttccaccgaggccactcctaccttgtcccgaatagcctcatttctaatcccgtcgctcctggtgtgcccacacatccatctcagcattctcatctcagcaactttcatcttttgaatgtgagaaatcttaactggccaacactccgccccatacagcatagccggtctaaccaccacttt
Protein-coding sequences here:
- the LOC129891661 gene encoding transcription factor MYB58-like is translated as MGKGRAPCCDKSKVKKGPWSCEEDLRLITFIQKNGHKNWRSLPKQAGLLRCGKSCRLRWINYLRPDVKRGNFTPQEEDTIIKLHLSFGNKWSKIASHLPGRTDNEIKNVWNTHLKKRLIKKLHSEAKLDDSYANSPSSSSSTSLVLSHNDTANEGDFKNVKGNMIIGKEEASKSCSPTSSYASNLSNLSQVHEISSPNNEDMDWIFQFNEEPFSGTTIRKVHDGVIEIPLECDVDSWDMLDIMDPSPHPPLNADDHSKLDNEASQPVCQGLSEFECQKWFTYFENELLGV